Part of the Halorussus rarus genome, CCTCCACGACCCGGAGCGTCGTGGCGGACCTCGACGACGAGTCGGTCCTCGAGCTGGCCGACGGCGTGGCGGCCCGGCTCGACGGAGCGACGGGGCCGGCCGCCGACGCGCTCGCCGACCGGGTCGCCGACCTCCGGGGGATGGTCGACCGGGCCGACGACTCGAACGCGGTCATCCCCTACGCGGTCCGCAGCGAGCTGCGGTTCTACGACCGGACCCTCGTCGACGAACTCGGCGCGTCGGGTGCCGGAGCCGCGAGCGCCGGGACGGCCGGCGCCGACCTCCCGGTCGCGGAGGTGGCCGACCGGCGCGAGGCGTTCGAGGACCGCTACGTCGACGGACGCCGAGATCACAACCACAGCATCCCGCTGCACTTCCTCTCGCTGGTGGACGCGCTCCGGGAGGACGCCGAGGCGGCGGCCGCGGCCGGCGACGACGCCCGGGCCGCCGGGCTGCTCGCGGCGGCCGACGAAACCCTCGACTACGTGGAAGAACTCTACGAGCGAAACGAGTACAGCGTGATGCTTCGTCGACTGCGCGGATAGGAGCGGGTTTTTTACGAGCTCTAAGGCAACATAATTTCTTTTTCCGTTAGGTATATGTGCGCGCTTTGTGGATAACCGAGAGACGTACCGACATGGTATATGTATTTGCTGGCACCGGGCAAGCGGGGAGCGCCATCGTGGACGACGTGTTCGGCCACCGACGCGTCTCCACCCCCGCGTCACCCCTGGTGTTCAACTCGACCATCCGGGACCTTCGGAACCTCTCGAACGTCGGCGAGGCCAACCAGTACGGCATCGCCGAACGGCACGGTCTCGTCGAGCGGGGCACGGCGGGGTTCGAAGAGCAGGTGACCGGCGGTTTCGGTCGGAACCCGGTACAGGCCGACCAGGTAATGGCGGACCACCGCGAGGAGCTGGTGGACAGGCTCGCGGCGCACTTCGACAAACCCGACGGGACGCCGGGCGACATCCCGTTCGCGTTCGTCTGCCTCGGGCTGGGCGGCGGCACCGGCTGCGGCATCGCGCCCCACGTCGCCGAGGCGATCAAGGAGTACACCGACGGCGTGGCCCAGATAATCGGCGTCGCGGTGCTGCCCAACACGAAGGGACCGATCGAGGAGGACGACGAACAGATCAGCGCGGGACGCCAGGCGTGGAACACCGTCTACGGGCTCGACCGACTGGAGGAGACCGTCGACGGCATCATCCTCGTGGACAACCAGCGGCTCGCCTACGAGGACGCCGCCGAGGGTCGGTTCGCCGAGTACAACGAGTACGTGGCCTCGGGGCTGGTCGACCTCATCTCGGGGTCGACGCTGGAGCGCATCGACCCCGGCGAGTACGACGACGTCGACCCGCCGGTCGTGGACCTCCAGGACGTCGTGACCTCGCTGTCGTTCGACACCCGCGGGACCAACCCCCGGCCGGGGTACGCCACCATCGGCAGGTCGGTCACGATGACCCAGTCGCTGCTGGGCTACCTGCTCCCGTTCGTCGGGGGCCAATCCGTCGACAGCAGCGCGCTCTCGCGGCTGGCAGCGAGCAAACAGACCCTCTCGGACGCCTCGCCGGACGAGGCCGAGAAGGCGATCGGACTCATCCGGGCGCCGGTCGAGTACATCTCGGGCGGCGGGAGGCGCATCGAGACCTCGACCGTGCGCCGGTTCCTCGAGAGCCAGTGCCCCGAGGTGAACCTCGGCGTGGCGCTGACCCGTCGGAACCTGGCGTCGTTCACCTCGCTGTTCACCTACCGGCGCGAGGACGTCGCCCGCATCGCCGAGATAGAGGAACGGGCCGACGAGTACGAGCGACAGAACGAGGCGCGGCAGACGGTATGACGCGGAAACAGCTCCTTGTAGGTCTTTTGGCCGTTGCCGTGCTCTCGGTGGTGATCGTGACGACCGTCGCCGGCGGATCGAACGCGGCGGCGGAGCCGCCGCTCGCCGAGCAGATACACGACCAGACCAACGCCACGAGGGCCGCGCTAACCGCCGCCGAGAACCCCTGGGCGCCGCGGGTCGGTGGCCTCGGAATCGGCCTCGCGGTCGGCCTGCTCGGCGGCGGGCTGGTCGCGTACGTGAACCGGGGTGACGGCGGGTGAGACGGCTTCTCGTCGGCCTCTTCGTCGTCGCGCTGGTCGTCGGACAGACGGGCGGGGCCGCGGCGACGTCCCCGAGCGCCGAGGCAGCCTGCGGACAGACCGGCGGCGGAGAAGTGCTCGTCGGGATACTGCCCGGCGCGTCGTCCCCGTCCGACTCGCAGGTGCTCACGGACGAGACGGGGCTCTACCCGGGCACGAGGTTCGAGGTGGCCCTCTGCAAGGACGGCCAGCTCAAGCACACCCGGGGCTCCGAGTGGGAGCTCGCGTCGACGCCCGGCCTGGAAGTGCTGAAGAAGGGCGACGCGACCGTGACCGTCAACGTGACCGGCGCCGAGCCGACGGTCGACCTGCCCGGGCTGGTCGACGGCAAGCAGAACCTCGGCGGCGTCTCGGTCGTGGTCCCGGACGGCTCGACCGCCGACTCGGCGCTGGCTGACGGGCAGATAACGTTCGAGAGCTCCGCCGCGGCCGACGCCTACAACGAGTCCGAAGGACGGTACCTCGCGGCGCTGTCGAACCTCACGGCGGCGACGGCCCGGCTGAACGAGTCGGCCGCCACGCTCGAAGCCGGCGAGGCCGACCCGGACAACCTCTCGGTCGCCGGCGAGTCGGTCGCAGACCCGGTCGTCAGGCATCGGAACGCCGTGGCGAACCGGAGCGACGCGCTCGAAGACACCCTCTACGAGGCGGCGTGGCGCTCCGGCGGCGACGCGTCGGCGCTGGCCGCGCTCGAGGCGGCCCAGCGGCGCGAGCGGACCGACGGCCGCGAGGCCGAGCGGGCGATGGAGCGGTACCTCTCGGCGCTCGAGCGCGCCGAGGGCGACGCGCAGACGACGGTGTGGCTCAACCTCGGCGGGGCTGCCCTGCTCGGCCTCGTCGTCGGGCTGGTCCCCGGCTGGAAGCTGACCGCGGGCAGGCTCGAGGACATCCGGTTCGACCGGCAGGTCAACTCGGACGTCGACTACGGGCTCGGCGTGTTCGTGCGGGTCGCGGGCCTGGCCGCGGTCGCGCTCGCGGTCGGAATCGGCGGCGCGGTCGCGCTGGGCGGACCCTCGATACTCGGAGGACTACTATGAAGCGAGAAACCAAGGCGGCACTCGGCATCGGCGGCATCGTCATCGCTGCGGCGGCGGTCGGACTCGTCCTGTTCCTGTTCACGAGTTCCCGGCTCGGCGTCGGCTTCATCGCCCTCGGAATCCCGGCGCTGCTCGTCGCCGGCGTCGGGGTCTACGTCCGGAGCGTGGTCTCCCGGCGGGGCACCAGCGAATCGAACTACACCGAGCAGCAGGCGACCCGGGCGGCGACCGACCTCCGGGAGTTCCACGCGGAGTTCGACGCGCTCCGGAGCGAGTACCCCGGCTGGGACGCCGACGACGTGAAGTCCGGCGTCGAGCGGATCGCCGACGACCTGGCGGACCAGGGCGTCGACTTCGACGCCGCTGCCGGCACCTTCTCGAGCAAGCGGTTCGGCGGGTCGGCCGACGTCCAGGACCTCGAGCGCATCCGGTCGGCGGTCGACGACCTCGAGACCTCCCTGACCGACTCGTTCGAGTCGTTCGTCCGGAGCGACCTCCGGCGGCTCCGCGACGAACTCGACCGGCTCGCGGACGCCGACCTCGCGACGGTCGGCTCTTGGCGCGGCCAGCAGGCGGTCGACGAGGCCGACCACGACGTCGAGGCGCTCGAGGACGTGCTGGCCGACCACCGCGCGGACGCGACCGACGCGGTCGGGCGGGCCGCCGACGAAGTGCGGCGCCTGCTCGCCGACGTGGACGGCCAGGTCGACGAGGCCCGGGTGGAGGACCTGCTCGACGACGCCGAGTCGCGGGCCGAGGCCGACGACCACGCCGGGGCGGTCGACGCGGCGCTCGACGCCCAGGCCGCGCTCGAGGGCGATCTCTCGGGCCGGTTCGAGGCCGACCGCGAGTCGGTCGAGAACCTGCTCGAGGCGGTCCAGTCGTCGGTGGCCGAGGAGTACGTCTCCACGCGCCACGTCGAGCGCGTCGAGGAGGTCGACGCCGCGATGGCGTCGCTCGACTCGGCGCTCGACGTGAGCGACCTCCGGCGCCACCGCGACGCGCTCCGGGAAGCCTGCGTCGCGATGGTCGAGGAGATGGAGGGCGACCTCGAGGACGACCTCTCGGCCCTCGGCGATGCCGACGTCCCGGCCGACTACTACGAGTGGCCCTCGGCCGGTGACGAGGAGTACGCGGCCCAGCTCCGCCGGACCGACGACCTCGACGAGTTCCGGCTCACCTGGACCGGCGCGGTCGGCGACCTGTCGAACGCGCTCGACCGGCTGTCGGAGAAGGCGTCGGTCGCCCGGTCGTACGACGACATCGAGTCGGTCATCGACGACGAGCTCCGGGCCGACGCCGAGGTGACGGCCGCGGACCTGCCGGTCAAGGAGGCCGGCGCGTTCATGGACCTCTACGCGCGCAAGCACGCGGAGGTGTCCTACGACCCGTCCGGCCCGGCGCTGTCGGCGGCGGGCGACGCCGAGACCCACGACGTGACCGTGTTCGCCCAGTTCGACGAGGGCGGGCCCAAGCGCGGCGTCACCCTCGAGATCGAGGGGACGGCCCACGCCGACGACGAGCACGTCCGGACCCACCTCGCCGAGGAGGTCACCTTCGAGGAGGTCCCCTACGGCGAGTACGCCGTCCGAGCCGACCCCGACCCCGACGACTACCGGACCCCCGAGGAGACCGTCACGGTCGACGACGACGTCGAGGTCGAGCTCACGATGGCGGAGGTCGGCCTGCGCGAGCAGGTCTGCGCGGGCGTCGAGGACGACATCCGCGAGTACCTGCCCGAACTCGCAGACGACCTGAGCGACCAGTACGACGAGGAGGGGTACCTCGCCGAGTCCATGGACTACCCCATCACCGACGACTACGTCCCCTGCCTGCTGGCGATGTGGGCCGAGCGGGAGGACCTGTCGGTGACCCGGACCGACGCCGACGGCGTGGTCGCGTTCGACGCCGAGCAGCTCGACCAGGAGGTCGAGATGGTCCTCCAGCACAACCTGGACGACGACGAGACGATGACGTTCGACGACTTCCGGTCGCGGTTCCTGTCGGCGCCGCTGCCCGACGACGTGATCCGGGAGGCGGTGACCGACTCCGCGGTCGCCGAGTCGGTCGAACTCACCCCCGACGGAGTAACCAAGCGAGCATAACATGTCACAAGCAGAGAACACCTTTACACGATGGGCGGTCATCGCCTCCGGCGAGGGTGGCGGGCGCATCGCGTCCCAGTTCTTCACCCGGTCGGACAACCCCGGCATCGACGACCGCATCCTCGTGATGAACACGAACCGCGCGGACATCCGAAACACCATCAGCCGCATCGAGGACAGCATCGACGACGAGGACCCGTGGACCCGCCACGCCCTGGAGTTCGGCTCCCAGCAGGGCGCGGGCAACTTCTTCGTGACCGGCGAGGAGGCCGCCCGCGAGGACCTAGACCGCATCGTCGGCAACATCAGCGACCTCGGCGGACACACCGACGCGTTCCTCCACGCCGCGACCCTCGGCGGCGGGACGGGCAACGGTTCGATCCCGTACATCATCGACCAGTTCAAGAGCGGGCTCGACACCAGCCAGCGCAAGGAGTGGATGGACAGCACCATCCACGCCGCGCTGGCGGTGTGGCCGTACTACTACGAGGCGCCCCAGCGCCAGTTCAACGCGGTCTGCGGGCTCTCGCGGCTGCTCCGGTCGTCGGACGGGAGCCAGAACGCCGACATGGTGCTGCTGGTGGCCAACTCCCACCTGAGCGACGACGAGTCGTCGGGCACCGACTACACCGAGGTCAACGAGTGGATCATCTCGGCCATCGACCTGATGATCGGCGCGGGCCGCGAGACCCGCGGGGTGATCGACATCCAGGACTACGTCACGGTGCCGTCCCAGATCGGGGCGTACCACTTCACCCCCGCGGTGGCCACCGACCTCAACGGCGACCTGTTCGAGATGGAGTACATGTTCGACAAGGCCGCCGAGAACGCCTTCGTCCCGATGGACGTGGGCACCTCCCGGGTCACCTACGCCGTGGTGCGAGCGCCCGAGCACATGATCGAGAGCGGCGACATCACCGAGCCGGACGTCCAGAACGCCTTCAACGACTGGAAGCGCAAGCACGGCCTGCTGGGCGCCTCGGGCATGACCAGCCTCACGCCAAAGCAGGAGCGGGGCAACGAGGTCGACGTCCTGCTGCTGCTGGGCGGGTTCGACCTGAACCCGCTGCTCGACCACTCCTGGGAGGAGTACGAGGAGTACAAGCGGAGCCTCGAATCCGGGCGGTCGCTCGGCAACGCCCGGCTCCCGGCCGACGAGCTCCAGCGCATCGAGGACAACCTCGACGAGTACAGGGAAATCAACGAGGGGTAGCCATGGCAGGCACGCGCCCCTCACGACGCGAACGCCTGGGGTCGGCCGCGCTGGCCGCGCTGCTGACCCTGTCGGTCGTCGCCGGGGTCGCCGGCGTCGGCGCCGCCCACGGCGACACCGACCACGTCAGCCGGGACGGCGACACGCTGGTCGTCAAGCTCGGCGACGAGCACGGCGTGAGCGAGACGAAGAAAATCACCGTATCGGTCGAAGGCGGCAAGTCGTACGAGAAGTCGGTCAAGAACAAGACCGATACGTTCCGGATTCCGGTCACGGAACTCAGCGCCCGGAAGACGGACCTGAAGGAAGCGACTGTCGCGGTGCGAGCGAACGGGTCCGAGCTATTCAACGAGACGGCCGACCTCCAGTATCTCAAGTTTGGCAACACGAAGAACGCCCAGTTCTCCGGCACCACGCTGCGGGTACCGCTGAAGCCGGCACTGGGCTACGCCGACGACACTAGCGTGTCGCTCGAACTCGACGGGGAGCCGAACGCGGTGAGCGGGACGGTCGAGTATCGCGACAACAACACCGACATCCTCGCCGTCTCGTTCGACGCCGCCAACCTCTCGCTCCCGGTCGCGAAGCAAGCGACCCTCTCGGTTCCTGACCGGGGGAAAACGACGTCGCTGCAACTCCGCAAGTACGTCGAGGACGCGACCGAGGTCGTGCAAGACGGCAGGACGCTCGCGGTGACGAACCCTCTGCTCGAAGACAGGAGCTACGATGTCGTGGTCAGCACGGAGCAACCGAGCGGCCGATTCGCGGCCCCGGTGGAGGCCGGCGAGGGTCGGCTCGAACTGACCGACTCGGCGCTGGCGACCGCGCAGAACGGGACCGTCTCGGTGTACCGCGACGGCGAGCTGTTGATAGATAGCGCGGACTACTCGGCCAGGACCGGCGAGAAAGTCGACGCGACGGTCGCCGACAACGGGACTACCGTGTCGCTTGACGGCGAGTCGATGACGTGGAACAAGACGACGCTCTGGCTGGCCAACGATTCCCGGTACGTCTCGGTTACAGTACCCGGCATCGTCGAGAACGGAAGCGTGAACCTGAGCCCCACGCCCTACCAGTTGGACCCGAACGGCAGCTACCGGGTCATCGTCGACGGGAAACACCTCGTCCGGGCGAACGTGACGGGCGACGGCGAGACCAACAACTCGCTGTTCTACGCGCCCGCGAACGCCGGCGGGAACGCGTCGGATTCCAACGGTGGCGGACTGGTAGGTCAGTTCGACCTCCCGTTTGGGAGCACACTCCTCATCGGCCTGCTGGTCGGCTTCTTGATCGGCGGCAGCGGTATCGTCTTCGTGTTACGGCGTGGCAGCAACGACCCCGACCCTGCCACTGCGGCCGGCTCCGCTGCGGGAACGACCACCCGCAACGACGAGTACACGGTCGACATCGAGGTCAGAGATGCCAAAACCGGCTCGCTCGTGACGGACGAGGTGACGGTCCGCGCCACGCAGAAGCACGGGAACGGCGGCTCGACCAACAGCGGCCACGGCGGCGAGGAGACGACGCTGACCGACGGTGAGGGCACGATGCGACTCGACAGGGGACGGTGGACCCTGGTCGCAGAGAGCGACGGCATCCGGGACAGGAAGAAGATACGAGTCCGGACCAACAAGGAGCTCACGTTCGACCTCGGCCCGCAGCAGGCAGCGGTCGAGGTGACCGACGGCGACGGCGAGCCGGTGTCTGACCTCCCGGTGACCGCCACGCCCGACGAGGGGGCGAGCGAGACGAGCCCGACCAACCCGAACGGGCGCGTCGGCTTCGAGCTCCCGCTCGCCGCGAGCCGGGTCGAGGTGGCCGCCGACCACGAGAAGTACGAGGGCGACCGGACGACCCTGTCGCTCGACGGCGACACCGCCGAGGGGTCGCTCTCGCTCCGGCCGCTGACCGGCGGTCTCGAGGTGACCGCGACGGTCGACGGCGCCGCCGTCGAAGGTCTCCCGGTCGAGGTCCGGCCCCGCGAGGAGGCGATTCGGAAACTCGGCGAGAGCAGGCGGTCGGCGACGACCGGCCCGGACGGCGTCGCCGCGTTCGACGACCTGCTCGTCGGCACGTACGAGGTCGCGATGGAAATTCCGGGCGGCGGCGACGCCTTCGCGGTCGAGTCGAAGCAGGTCGACGTCGGCGACGGGCGGCGGGCCCGCGCGACGCTCGACGCCGGCTTCGAGTACAGCCTCGGGCGGAGCCAGCGCGACCGCATCGCCGCGGTCCGGCGGGACGTCGACGCGATGGCGACCGCCTCGGGCCGCGACGTGGCGATTCCCCGGTACTACGGGAGCGTGGTGACAGACCTGCTCGATACGGTCGAGCGGCTCTCCCGGGAGGGCCACCGGTTCGCCACCGCCGACGCCGATCCCGACGCGGTGGTCTCGGCGCTGCTCGACGCGGCCGAGCGGTCGGTCGAGCTCGTCGACGACGCGATGGCGACCAAGCGCAACACCGACCTGTTCGGCGCCTGCGCGGACATGCCCGACCAGCGGGTCGAGTGGACCGGCGGCTTCGACGTCGACGTCCTCTTCGAGTTGCTGGCCGAGGACCGCAAGACCCAGCGCCAGACCGTGCTGACCCAGCTCCGGTCGGTCGACGACCGGATCAACGACGAGCGGGCCGACGTCGCGGTGGTCGCGCCGGCCCGCGAGCTCTGGGAGGGCGTCAAGGAGTTCGTCAACGCCGAGCGCGGCGACGACCCGGTCCGGGGCGCGGTGGTCGCGTTCGCCGCGGGCGGGCTGCTCGATGCCGTAGACGAGCTGTTCGACCACGAGCGACTGCGCGACCGACTCGAACGGACGGTGTTCTAATGACGGAGACACACAGACGAGCCCGATGCGTGTTCGCGGTGGCGCTCATCTGCTGGTCGCTGGTCGCGCCGGCGGCCGCGGCCCAGGAGGAGGCCTCGTCGCCGGAGACGGCCGACGAGTTCCTCGACGCGTTCCGCGGGCTCGAAGGGAACCCGGCGTTCCAGGAGTACAGCGAGTTCGAGGTGGTGCGGGCCCAGGCCGTCTCGGCCGTCCAGGTCGGGACGTTCACCGACGCGAAGGCCGAGCGGATGCGGCTGGTGCACGAGGTGCTGGTGACGTTCGACGAGGCGTACAACCTGAGCCGGAGCGGCTCGCGGACCGCGGCCCTCGAACGGGTGAACGAGACCGAGTCGCTGCTGGCCGACCTCCGGGCGGCCGGCGGGACCCAGTACGCCGCGCTGACCGGCATCGCGCTCGACCGGTTCTACGTCGACCAGGGCGAGGCGCTCCACGAGGCCGCGCTGGCGACCAACGACACCCGGACCAGGCTCGACCGGATGGCCAGCGCGGCCACCGCGTACAAGCGCGGCGGCGCGGTCCAGCAGTACTCGAACCTGGTCGTCCAGCGCGAGCGGCTCCAGTCGGCCTACCGGGCCGACGTGGAGGCGCTCAACGAGTCGGTGGCGGCCGCCCGGTCGTTCCTCGACTCCTGCGGCGAGGCGTGCGGCTCGCCCGTCGGCGCGCTCGCGGCCCACGGCACGGCGGTGTTCGACGAGTACGCCGCCGCCCGAAGCGCCAACGACCGGCTGGCCGCCGCCGAGACGGTGACCGCCGAACACGGGCTGGCCGACCGCGCCCGGACCGTCGGGGCGCTGCGCGAGCGCGCCCGGTCGGCGGTCACCGGGCTGGCGCTGGCCAGCGCGCTGCTCGCGCTCGGGTTCGCGCTCGTCGTCGCGGTCGTGGCGATGCTGTTCGCCCACCGGCTCGCGGCGTGGGGCCGCGACGTGGAGGACTCCCAGATCGGCGAGATCGTGCTGAGCGAGGAGGTCGCCCATGGATAAGCGCCGCCTGCTGACGGTCGCGGTGGCGCTGCTGGTCGGCCTCCACGCGATCGCCGGCCCGGTCGCGGCCGATTCGAGCGTCACGGTAAGTAGGGCGGAAGCCGCTGCAAGTTCTGGCGACACTGTTACGCGGGCACTGACCGCCACGTTCGTGGCGCAGTCGAACCAGTCTGTCACAGTCAACAATCAGATGGCTGACGGTGCAGTCGAGTTCGATTTCCAGGAGTGGGACGACCTCGATGGCGGCGCAAGCGGAACCAGTAACTCATGGACGATGCAGGCGGGCCACGAGTACGAGATCCGGTACGAAGCGACTATCCCGTCAAGCGCTACGGGCGGATACTATTACGGCGACACGGATGACCCGGACAACAACCGCCTCGAAGTTCGTGTCGTCGAACCCCGGTTCGGCAGCATCTACACCCAGGACGCGACCGTCGTGTTCAGGTCGAACGACGAGGGGAGCGCCACCAAGGAGGTCAGCATCTCCAACACCGGCGAGGGCCAGATGCGGCCGACCGAGGTCACGTTCAGCGGCGTGCCCGGCGGATTCTCGGCGAGCTACGACAGCCTGCCCAACACCGTCGACGCGGGCGAGTCGAGCGCGTTCGACCTCGAGATCGAGGCCGACTCGTCGGTGTCGAAGGGCACCTACCAGTTCCGGGCCACGGTACGCGACAACCTGGGGAACACCGAGAGCTTCGACGTGTCGGTCACCGTCGAGAAGCCCCCGGTGCTGGGCCTGGGAGGCGGCGGGTCCGAGGTCGACGTCGGCGACATCCTGGTCGGCAGCCAGCAGACGAAGGAGTTCACCGTCTCCGAGGAGGCCGGCTACACGGGGATCGACGGCGTCAGCGCCCGCATCACCAACTCCGACCAGTACGGGTCGATCAGCTTCGACCAGTTGCGCTACCTCGACACCAGCCCCGGCGGAAGCGACACCGCCGAGGTGACGATCTCGGTCGGCGAGAACGCGGCCCAGCACGCCGACATCGAGTGGTCGGCGTTCCTCAAGCCCGGCGGCGAGAACAGCGTGGGCGAGGAGATCGACTTCACCGGCCGGGTCATCTATCCGGCCCGGTTCGGGAGCCTGACGATGTCGAACGCGTCGATGGTGTTCGACGAGCCGAAGTCGGAGGTCGGCACACAGACCAAGACGGTGACGGTGACCGTCCC contains:
- a CDS encoding cell division protein FtsZ, encoding MVYVFAGTGQAGSAIVDDVFGHRRVSTPASPLVFNSTIRDLRNLSNVGEANQYGIAERHGLVERGTAGFEEQVTGGFGRNPVQADQVMADHREELVDRLAAHFDKPDGTPGDIPFAFVCLGLGGGTGCGIAPHVAEAIKEYTDGVAQIIGVAVLPNTKGPIEEDDEQISAGRQAWNTVYGLDRLEETVDGIILVDNQRLAYEDAAEGRFAEYNEYVASGLVDLISGSTLERIDPGEYDDVDPPVVDLQDVVTSLSFDTRGTNPRPGYATIGRSVTMTQSLLGYLLPFVGGQSVDSSALSRLAASKQTLSDASPDEAEKAIGLIRAPVEYISGGGRRIETSTVRRFLESQCPEVNLGVALTRRNLASFTSLFTYRREDVARIAEIEERADEYERQNEARQTV